ACTCGCTACAAAATAAAATGTTAGATATAATAAGACGATTGGCCATGTCTCAAAAGTTTATAATTTTTCATCAAAATCCTACGTATCTTTTTCTTTGATTTAATCACATTGCACCAATCTGAGACCAATTTTACTGTGATTTTAATATCCGGAAAAAGGAATATTAATTCATTGACAGCGCGAGTGATTGCGGATTCAATATCTTCAAAATGCCCACATCTCTTACAAACCAGCTTGTCCTCTTTGTATTCGGTTGTTAAAGAATGACAAGGTCCACAAAGCATCCCCTTCGCTAGACTATCATAGCTATATTCCGGTATTTTCATGTTTTTTGAAACGTTAATATGATGAGATAGTATTTCTTCGGCGATCCGATAGTGTACGTCAGTTAATGTTGATGATGTCCTATTTAACTTATGGAGAAAACGCTTAAGTTGTGTTGGGAAAATAATCTGTTGATTTCTTGGGGCATGGTATAGGTGAAAATGAGGGTTAACAAAAATTAAATACGGCTTAATTGTAATTTGGATTCCAAGTTCCTTAGCAAATTGGCGAAATAATGTTTCGTTACGTTCCAATTGGATGAGTGGATTTTTTATATCAAATTTAGGAACGGCATACCATTTATTTTCCTCTATGTAAAAATCACCTTCAAAATTTTTGACTTCGAATTGGTATAATGTATTTTGTGAGAATAAAAAGGTATCGTTTTGAAATTCGTTGTTGTTTGATTCTAGGAGGATATCATTTAAGACGAGGCAGTTAAGCGAGAGGTTTGTGAGGAGTAGTTGGTCGAAGATTAGTTCACCAGCATAACCCTTTTCTAAATTAGAATAGTAAAGTCGTTCTTTGTCAGTTAACTTAAGTCTCGCGTTTAGAGACCTCATATACTTTAGTGTAACAGGAACGAGACGCTGTTTCAAAATTTCCATATTCCATCTCCAATCTTTATATTGATAGTTTTATTTTAGAAAAAATAAGAATGGTTTACAAGCAAGAATAAGGAGGTAAGAACTTTGAACATAATCATATGGATTTTAGTAATCATGAATGTTGTGGGATTCTTTTTAATGGGAGAGGACAAAAGAAGAGCCAAAAAGCACGAATACAGGATTTCGGAACGAACACTTTGGCTAACTGCGATCTTTGGTGGAGCCTTTGCGATGACGATTGCCATGTATTTCTTTCACCACAAAACTAAGCATATGGCCTTTAAAATTGGCTTTCCGCTCGTTTTCATAATCCAAGCAGTCGTTTCTATCTACTTTTTGTTAAAATAAAGATAGAGACTTAACCCATTTTTCGGGGATGCGTTAAAAGGTACACTCGTCATTTTCCTTGCAAAAGTCATTCAATATGAGAAAATTGCCACCTAGGCAAAATTAACAAAATGAGGAGCATTAAAATCAATGAATCTAGAAAAATTATTCACGATGCAAAAAGGCTTAGACAGCCATATTGAAGCACAACATAACCTGCAAGCAGAGGACTTGTTTGATCGCAAGGTCCTAGCACTCCTTGTTGAATTAGGAGAGCTCGCAAACGAAACTCGATGCTTTAAATTTTGGAGCTTAAAACCAGCATCCGCCAAGGAAGTAATCTTAGAAGAATTCGTTGATGGAATCCACTTTATTTTATCGCTCGGAATTGAAGCTGGATTTACTGAACAAATTAGCATTAGCGATGATGAACAGCAGAATCAATCAGAGTCGTTAACTGAACAATTTTTAGAGCTGTATCGCATCATCGAGGTGTTCAGAACAACGCGCTCCTTACAGGATTATCAAGCGCTATTTCAGGCTTCACTACATTTAGCTAAATTATTAGGTTTTTCGGCTGTCGAAATCGAACAGGCATATATTCAGAAAAACGAAGTAAATTATGAAAGACAGAAACAAGGGTATTAATCGGCACTTTTTACAATAGGGATGCCGTTTTGTATAATGAAGGACAACAATACTACATATTAAGGGAGTCGAACGACATGGCAAAATTTGATGAAACGTTAACAATGCTAAAGGACTTAACGGATGCCAAAGGAATTCCCGGCAATGAGCGCGAAGTTCGTGAGGTCATGACAAAGTACATAGCACCGTTTGCAGATGAAGTGACAACAGACAATCTCGGAAGCTTGATTGCGAAAAAGGTTGGAAAAGAGGGCGGACCTAAAATAATGGTGGCCGGCCACTTAGATGAAGTCGGCTTTATGATTACAAATATTGATGAAAAAGGATTTTTACGCTTTCAAACCGTTGGCGGCTGGTGGGGGCAGGTTATGCTGGCACAGCGGGTTACAATTGTAACAAGAAAAGGCGAGGTGACAGGTGTAATTGGTTCGAAGCCACCTCATATTCTGTCCGCAGATGCTCGCAAAAAGCCAGTTGAAATAAAAGATATGTTCATTGATATTGGTGCATCGAGTCGTGATGAAGTGAAGGAATGGGGCGTCAAGCCAGGCGATATGGTCGTGCCGCATTTCGAATTTACGGTGATGAACAATGAAAAAATGCTACTGGCCAAAGCATGGGATAACCGAATTGGCTGTGCCATTGCTATTGAGGTACTAAAAAGACTTAAAGGAACAGAACATCCAAACGTCGTTTATGGAGTCGGTACAGTGCAGGAGGAGGTTGGCCTTCGTGGTGCCAAAACTTCCTCGTATAAAATCGAACCAGATATTGCGTTTGGCGTAGATGTTGGAATTGCTGGAGATACTCC
The DNA window shown above is from Bacillus sp. T3 and carries:
- a CDS encoding nuclease-related domain-containing protein; this encodes MEILKQRLVPVTLKYMRSLNARLKLTDKERLYYSNLEKGYAGELIFDQLLLTNLSLNCLVLNDILLESNNNEFQNDTFLFSQNTLYQFEVKNFEGDFYIEENKWYAVPKFDIKNPLIQLERNETLFRQFAKELGIQITIKPYLIFVNPHFHLYHAPRNQQIIFPTQLKRFLHKLNRTSSTLTDVHYRIAEEILSHHINVSKNMKIPEYSYDSLAKGMLCGPCHSLTTEYKEDKLVCKRCGHFEDIESAITRAVNELIFLFPDIKITVKLVSDWCNVIKSKKKIRRILMKNYKLLRHGQSSYYI
- a CDS encoding DUF1294 domain-containing protein — its product is MNIIIWILVIMNVVGFFLMGEDKRRAKKHEYRISERTLWLTAIFGGAFAMTIAMYFFHHKTKHMAFKIGFPLVFIIQAVVSIYFLLK
- a CDS encoding dUTP diphosphatase, with the translated sequence MNLEKLFTMQKGLDSHIEAQHNLQAEDLFDRKVLALLVELGELANETRCFKFWSLKPASAKEVILEEFVDGIHFILSLGIEAGFTEQISISDDEQQNQSESLTEQFLELYRIIEVFRTTRSLQDYQALFQASLHLAKLLGFSAVEIEQAYIQKNEVNYERQKQGY
- a CDS encoding M42 family metallopeptidase: MAKFDETLTMLKDLTDAKGIPGNEREVREVMTKYIAPFADEVTTDNLGSLIAKKVGKEGGPKIMVAGHLDEVGFMITNIDEKGFLRFQTVGGWWGQVMLAQRVTIVTRKGEVTGVIGSKPPHILSADARKKPVEIKDMFIDIGASSRDEVKEWGVKPGDMVVPHFEFTVMNNEKMLLAKAWDNRIGCAIAIEVLKRLKGTEHPNVVYGVGTVQEEVGLRGAKTSSYKIEPDIAFGVDVGIAGDTPGVSEKEALGKMGAGPQIVLYDASMVSHKGLRDFITDVADEQEIPYQYEAMPGGGTDSGAIHLSHNGVPALSIGIATRYIHSHAAMLHRDDFENAVKLVVEVIKRLDCETVDRITYQ